One stretch of Eupeodes corollae chromosome 2, idEupCoro1.1, whole genome shotgun sequence DNA includes these proteins:
- the LOC129947428 gene encoding adenylate cyclase type 9 isoform X3, translating to MYHSRRQSVTFTAMPPGVLVNDSRANSNDDIQIALAPHIQSYLTQTGRRHSCCSVMLPVAFERAAAKSWMDPKFDSPVLEGQFLTSLFPHIRMRYRFTLLYILICSLAWFLYFMIGSGSNGYWREIASSFSILSILTILGLCFTYSDMYRAHSNLTSALTAIILCTASLGFLSFTSNAFSPLGHFAICLEIILLIYTAVPMTLWLSAVIAVTYSILFETLSQLVAGNAAVHGTYSEHCYKVLILRILLQFSVHLVGVHVLVMNVVRMRGTFMKIGQNLLVRRQLEMEKQLKEKMIHSVMPPKVADMLLNEGGMEPPDIMSPKYFRMRSSNDVKSLFRPFHMHSMENVSILFADIVGFTKMSSTKNAEQLVEILNDLFERFDDLCTLNGCEKISTLGDCYYCVSGCPEPRPDHAICCVEMGLGMIDAMRCFDAQRHEGVKMRVGVHTGTVLCGIVGTRRVKFDVWSNDVTLANKMESSGKPEQVHISEATLNFLGDAYFVEEGEEVMGQRTYFVVGRQKEISRNNSLSPSVRNDSNYLLAYHNEHSLSQSATNVSVIHPNVPPASPVGQTSSSLNPSPLLSIRPRLASLTMKIRKKSNGHQTHNDVNEKNTNINPSAQANPTIIITTKSLPGSLDSDQDDEGCCKGSSNTGSTLKPHTSNSEEENKTKARLKNWRVPRFLKKSDPSTGLLNSTPSRPPEEVSICLEQNGYQQIPLLIETTKPTCTLDIPQRPGHTTSASMIKSPDGSCCSPGQLSLFDEIIDIRSYISQSRSDISPFGRSGSYRSQCGRSGLSGQSCQWDGSPEGRPRASTLAAAKHALKHQPPPLPPCQNQLQACDILSICPSATSRKDSGIKSNSRRSSIQQQIYALNQTASISQHRVSGYFTSSTSSISNIGDLQIQIPVHIPPPPPTHPQQHVADPLAACLQQLRKQSDLQLIRCVRDNAKSQRSYLVKPPLRRFSLFFKSRQMEREFRSKAHRFGNENETEGPPTLATPRYNTYIDIFVGIAVYFCIAASLFLMAPSTVSYFHIWVVIFSIFTGIQFFALFLFTRQMCRRNNGKDKTTQKESCADRIFEAISSWYPWHTCLAVLMSMPAVLIVIHFLLLDLNLLQAFEYHYGFLIFVCIVHFCNFTQLNCWMRNILAFLAAMCFVGIAVSQLTSYVNRGDSVNSTEPSIFPNKHIIISEEVKWFQDYHVEIYLDLLLILILVWLLNREFEIGYRLTFYGNAVANQDKIRVQNMKNQADMLLHNIIPKHVAEHLKNTAKYSENHRNVAIIFASIVNFNEMYDESYLGGKEYLRVLNELIGDFDEQLSKPEFRCVEKIKTIGSTFMAASGLDPLNRGDNNHHIHALMEFSKAMQSVVDSFNKDLLEFNLILRIGFNIGDVTAGVIGTSKLHYDIWGDAVNVASRMDSTGIPGRLQVGKDCLPYLEDRYEFEPRGEVYVKGKDHMEVFLYKGEKSTESANNNEDQI from the exons ATGTACCAT TCAAGAAGGCAATCAGTCACTTTTACGGCTATGCCACCTGGAGTTCTAGTCAATGATAGTCGTGCGAATTCAAATGATGACATTCAAATAGCACTTGCACCGCATATACAGTCCTATTTGACTCAAACAGGACGAAGGCATTCATGTTGCAGTGTTATGCTACCAGTTGCATTTGAAAGGGCTGCAGCAAAGTCTTGGATGGATCCGAAATTTGATTCTCCTGTTTTGGAGGGACAGTTTTTGACGAGTCTTTTTCCACACATACGAATGCGTTATCG aTTTAcgcttttatatattttaatttgctcGCTGGCATGGTTCCTATACTTTATGATCGGCAGTGGTTCGAATGGCTATTGGCGGGAAATCGCAAGTTCCTTCTCGATTCTATCGATATTAACAATTTTAGGACTATGTTTCACCTATAGTGACATGTATCGAGCTCATTCGAATCTGACATCAGCTTTAACAGCCATCATTCTTTGTACGGCATCATTAGGTTTTCTAAGTTTCACCAGCAACGCATTTAGTCCTTTGGGACATTTCGCCATTTGCTTAGAAATCATTCTTCTCATTTACACGGCAGTGCCAATGACGCTATGGTTAAGTGCAGTCATTGCTGTCACCTATTCAATACTCTTCGAGACGCTTAGTCAATTGGTGGCGGGGAATGCGGCAGTGCATGGGACATACAGTGAACATTGCTATAAGGTGCTGATTTTGCGGATACTTTTGCAATTCAGCGTGCATTTGGTGGGAGTGCATGTGCTGGTGATGAATGTGGTTCGAATGCGTGGTACGTTCATGAAAATTGGACAGAATCTCTTGGTAAGGAGGCAGCTGGAAATGGAGAAACAGCTCAAGGAGAAAATGATACACTCTGTGATGCCGCCAAAAGTTGCTGATATGTTGTTGAATGAGGGCGGAATGGAACCTCCCGACATTATGAGCCCGAAATACTTTAGGATGAGGTCGTCAAACGATGTCAAGTCTTTGTTTCGGCCATTCCACATGCACAGCATGGAAAATGTGAGCATTTTGTTTGCTGACATCGTGGGATTCACAAAAATGTCATCCACAAAAAATGCTGAACAACTGGTAGAGATACTAAATGATCTCTTCGAGAGGTTCGACGATCTCTGCACTTTGAATGGGTGTGAGAAGATATCGACACTTGGCGACTGCTACTACTGCGTCTCAGGGTGTCCTGAACCAAGGCCAGATCATGCAATTTGTTGTGTGGAAATGGGTCTGGGGATGATCGATGCCATGCGATGCTTCGATGCTCAGCGGCACGAGGGAGTTAAGATGAGAGTTGGCGTTCACACTGGCACCGTTTTGTGTGGCATTGTTGGAACTCGCAGGGTGAAGTTTGACGTCTGGAGCAACGATGTTACCTTAGCTAataa AATGGAGTCCTCCGGGAAACCTGAACAAGTTCACATATCTGAGGCGACACTAAACTTTTTAGGGGATGCCTATTTCGTTGAGGAAGGCGAGGAAGTCATGG GCCAACGAACATACTTTGTAGTTGGACGGCAAAAGGAGATCTCTCGAAATAATAGTTTAAGTCCCAGTGTTCGAAATGATTCAAACTATTTGTTGGCATACCACAACGAACACTCTTTATCACAGAGTGCAACAAACGTGTCTGTCATCCATCCCAACGTTCCGCCAGCCTCACCAGTTGGTCAAACATCGAGTTCCCTTAATCCATCACCTTTGCTCTCGATACGACCGCGCCTCGCATCGCTCACAATGAAAATACGCAAGAAATCGAATGGTCACCAAACACACAACGATGTGAACGAGAAGAACACAAACATTAATCCATCAGCTCAAGCAAATCCTACAATAATTATAACCACCAAATCCCTACCAGGAAGCCTGGATTCGGACCAAGATGATGAAGGTTGTTGCAAAGGCTCATCAAACACGGGGTCGACATTGAAGCCACACACCAGTAATTcggaagaagaaaacaaaactaaagcaaGACTGAAAAACTGGCGAGTTCCTCGATTCCTTAAGAAGTCCGATCCATCGACGGGACTGTTGAATTCTACTCCATCTCGACCACCGGAAGAAGTGAGTATATGCCTTGAACAAAACGGCTATCAACAGATTCCACTGCTAATCGAGACCACGAAGCCCACCTGCACGCTAGACATTCCACAAAGACCAGGCCATACAACCTCCGCATCGATGATAAAATCGCCAGACGGTAGTTGCTGTTCCCCAGGGCAGCTTTCCTTGTTCGACGAAATCATTGACATCCGATCGTATATCTCACAATCACGGAGTGATATTTCACCGTTCGGTCGATCCGGCAGTTATCGATCGCAATGTGGCAGATCGGGGTTGTCTGGTCAGTCGTGTCAATGGGATGGCTCGCCTGAAGGTAGACCGCGTGCGTCCACTTTAGCAGCAGCGAAACATGCACTAAAACATCAGCCACCTCCGTTACCACCGTGTCAGAATCAATTGCAGGCGTGTGACATTTTGAGTATATGTCCCTCGGCGACAAGCCGCAAGGACTCTGGGATCAAGAGCAACAGTCGGAGGTCGAGCATACAGCAACAGATATATGCCCTTAATCAGACGGCATCAATCTCGCAACATCGGGTTTCTGGGTACTTTACCAGTTCCACATCGAGCATCTCGAATATAGGTGATCTGCAGATCCAAATTCCTGTCCACATTCCACCTCCTCCTCCCACACATCCACAACAACATGTGGCCGACCCGTTGGCGGCATGTCTGCAACAACTGAGGAAACAATCCGATCTCCAATTGATACGCTGTGTCCGAGATAACGCTAAATCGCAGCGGAGTTACTTAGTGAAACCTCCGCTCAGACGATTCAGCTTGTTCTTTAAATCGCGTCAAATGGAGAGAGAATTCCGCTCAAAAGCTCACCGATTTGGCAACGAAAACGAAACCGAAGGCCCACCCACCCTTGCCACGCCCCGCTACAACACCTACATCGACATCTTCGTTGGCATTGCGGTATACTTTTGTATCGCAGCGTCACTGTTTCTGATGGCGCCCTCTACCGTCTCGTACTTTCACATCTGGGTCGTTATCTTCTCCATTTTCACGGGCATACAATTCTTcgctttgtttttattcacGCGACAAATGTGTCGAAGAAATAACGGCAAAGACAAAACGACGCAGAAGGAATCGTGCGCTGATCGTATATTCGAAGCCATTTCAAGCTGGTACCCGTGGCACACGTGTCTGGCTGTTTTGATGTCGATGCCAGCGGTCTTGATCGTCATACATTTCCTCCTACTTGACCTGAATTTGCTGCAAGCCTTCGAATACCACTACGGTTTCTTGATATTCGTTTGCATTGTGCATTTCTGCAACTTTACGCAGCTGAATTGCTGGATGCGAAATATTTTGGCATTCTTGGCTGCCATGTGTTTCGTAGGCATTGCGGTTAGTCAGCTTACATCCTACGTCAACCGCGGTGACAGTGTCAACTCCACTGAGCCATCCATATTTCCAAATAAGCACATCATCATTTCGGAGGAAGTCAAGTGGTTCCAGGACTACCACGTGGAAATCTACCTTGATCTTCTATTAATCCTAATTCTGGTATGGTTGCTGAATCGGGAATTTGAGATCGGTTACCGATTGACTTTCTACGGCAATGCCGTTGCCAATCAAGATAAAATCCGGGTGCAGAATATGAAAAATCAGGCTGACATGTTGCTGCACAACATCATTCCGAAACATGTGGCCGAACACCTCAAAAACACGGCCAAATACTCAGAGAACCATCGAAACGTTGCGATAATCTTCGCAAGCATTGTTAATTTCAACGAAATGTACGACGAAAGCTACTTAGGTGGCAAGGAATACCTGCGAGTACTTAACGAACTAATAGGCGATTTTGACGAACAACTATCGAAACCGGAATTCCGGTGTGTTGAGAAAATCAAAACCATCGGCAGTACATTTATGGCAGCTAGTGGATTGGATCCGCTTAATCGAGGCGATAACAATCATCACATTCACGCACTTATGGAATTTTCAAAGGCCATGCAGTCTGTGGTGGATTCGTTCAATAAGGATCTGCTGGAGTTTAATTTGATTCTGAGAATAGGTTTCAATATTGGTGATGTGACAGCTGGTGTCATTGGAACTAGTAAATTGCACTATGACATTTGGGGAGATGCAGTTAATGTGGCCAGTCGAATGGATTCGACGGGAATTCCGGGTAGACTTCAAGTTGGCAAAGATTGTTTGCCATATTTAGAGGATAGATATGAGTTTGAACCTCGCGGTGAAGTTTATGTGAAGGGAAAAGATCACATGGAGGTGTTTTTGTATAAAGGTGAAAAATCAACCGAATCTGCAAACAATAATGAGG ATCAAATCTAA
- the LOC129947428 gene encoding adenylate cyclase type 9 isoform X5 translates to MYHSRRQSVTFTAMPPGVLVNDSRANSNDDIQIALAPHIQSYLTQTGRRHSCCSVMLPVAFERAAAKSWMDPKFDSPVLEGQFLTSLFPHIRMRYRFTLLYILICSLAWFLYFMIGSGSNGYWREIASSFSILSILTILGLCFTYSDMYRAHSNLTSALTAIILCTASLGFLSFTSNAFSPLGHFAICLEIILLIYTAVPMTLWLSAVIAVTYSILFETLSQLVAGNAAVHGTYSEHCYKVLILRILLQFSVHLVGVHVLVMNVVRMRGTFMKIGQNLLVRRQLEMEKQLKEKMIHSVMPPKVADMLLNEGGMEPPDIMSPKYFRMRSSNDVKSLFRPFHMHSMENVSILFADIVGFTKMSSTKNAEQLVEILNDLFERFDDLCTLNGCEKISTLGDCYYCVSGCPEPRPDHAICCVEMGLGMIDAMRCFDAQRHEGVKMRVGVHTGTVLCGIVGTRRVKFDVWSNDVTLANKMESSGKPEQVHISEATLNFLGDAYFVEEGEEVMGQRTYFVVGRQKEISRNNSLSPSVRNDSNYLLAYHNEHSLSQSATNVSVIHPNVPPASPVGQTSSSLNPSPLLSIRPRLASLTMKIRKKSNGHQTHNDVNEKNTNINPSAQANPTIIITTKSLPGSLDSDQDDEGCCKGSSNTGSTLKPHTSNSEEENKTKARLKNWRVPRFLKKSDPSTGLLNSTPSRPPEENQLQACDILSICPSATSRKDSGIKSNSRRSSIQQQIYALNQTASISQHRVSGYFTSSTSSISNIGDLQIQIPVHIPPPPPTHPQQHVADPLAACLQQLRKQSDLQLIRCVRDNAKSQRSYLVKPPLRRFSLFFKSRQMEREFRSKAHRFGNENETEGPPTLATPRYNTYIDIFVGIAVYFCIAASLFLMAPSTVSYFHIWVVIFSIFTGIQFFALFLFTRQMCRRNNGKDKTTQKESCADRIFEAISSWYPWHTCLAVLMSMPAVLIVIHFLLLDLNLLQAFEYHYGFLIFVCIVHFCNFTQLNCWMRNILAFLAAMCFVGIAVSQLTSYVNRGDSVNSTEPSIFPNKHIIISEEVKWFQDYHVEIYLDLLLILILVWLLNREFEIGYRLTFYGNAVANQDKIRVQNMKNQADMLLHNIIPKHVAEHLKNTAKYSENHRNVAIIFASIVNFNEMYDESYLGGKEYLRVLNELIGDFDEQLSKPEFRCVEKIKTIGSTFMAASGLDPLNRGDNNHHIHALMEFSKAMQSVVDSFNKDLLEFNLILRIGFNIGDVTAGVIGTSKLHYDIWGDAVNVASRMDSTGIPGRLQVGKDCLPYLEDRYEFEPRGEVYVKGKDHMEVFLYKGEKSTESANNNEGESEDC, encoded by the exons ATGTACCAT TCAAGAAGGCAATCAGTCACTTTTACGGCTATGCCACCTGGAGTTCTAGTCAATGATAGTCGTGCGAATTCAAATGATGACATTCAAATAGCACTTGCACCGCATATACAGTCCTATTTGACTCAAACAGGACGAAGGCATTCATGTTGCAGTGTTATGCTACCAGTTGCATTTGAAAGGGCTGCAGCAAAGTCTTGGATGGATCCGAAATTTGATTCTCCTGTTTTGGAGGGACAGTTTTTGACGAGTCTTTTTCCACACATACGAATGCGTTATCG aTTTAcgcttttatatattttaatttgctcGCTGGCATGGTTCCTATACTTTATGATCGGCAGTGGTTCGAATGGCTATTGGCGGGAAATCGCAAGTTCCTTCTCGATTCTATCGATATTAACAATTTTAGGACTATGTTTCACCTATAGTGACATGTATCGAGCTCATTCGAATCTGACATCAGCTTTAACAGCCATCATTCTTTGTACGGCATCATTAGGTTTTCTAAGTTTCACCAGCAACGCATTTAGTCCTTTGGGACATTTCGCCATTTGCTTAGAAATCATTCTTCTCATTTACACGGCAGTGCCAATGACGCTATGGTTAAGTGCAGTCATTGCTGTCACCTATTCAATACTCTTCGAGACGCTTAGTCAATTGGTGGCGGGGAATGCGGCAGTGCATGGGACATACAGTGAACATTGCTATAAGGTGCTGATTTTGCGGATACTTTTGCAATTCAGCGTGCATTTGGTGGGAGTGCATGTGCTGGTGATGAATGTGGTTCGAATGCGTGGTACGTTCATGAAAATTGGACAGAATCTCTTGGTAAGGAGGCAGCTGGAAATGGAGAAACAGCTCAAGGAGAAAATGATACACTCTGTGATGCCGCCAAAAGTTGCTGATATGTTGTTGAATGAGGGCGGAATGGAACCTCCCGACATTATGAGCCCGAAATACTTTAGGATGAGGTCGTCAAACGATGTCAAGTCTTTGTTTCGGCCATTCCACATGCACAGCATGGAAAATGTGAGCATTTTGTTTGCTGACATCGTGGGATTCACAAAAATGTCATCCACAAAAAATGCTGAACAACTGGTAGAGATACTAAATGATCTCTTCGAGAGGTTCGACGATCTCTGCACTTTGAATGGGTGTGAGAAGATATCGACACTTGGCGACTGCTACTACTGCGTCTCAGGGTGTCCTGAACCAAGGCCAGATCATGCAATTTGTTGTGTGGAAATGGGTCTGGGGATGATCGATGCCATGCGATGCTTCGATGCTCAGCGGCACGAGGGAGTTAAGATGAGAGTTGGCGTTCACACTGGCACCGTTTTGTGTGGCATTGTTGGAACTCGCAGGGTGAAGTTTGACGTCTGGAGCAACGATGTTACCTTAGCTAataa AATGGAGTCCTCCGGGAAACCTGAACAAGTTCACATATCTGAGGCGACACTAAACTTTTTAGGGGATGCCTATTTCGTTGAGGAAGGCGAGGAAGTCATGG GCCAACGAACATACTTTGTAGTTGGACGGCAAAAGGAGATCTCTCGAAATAATAGTTTAAGTCCCAGTGTTCGAAATGATTCAAACTATTTGTTGGCATACCACAACGAACACTCTTTATCACAGAGTGCAACAAACGTGTCTGTCATCCATCCCAACGTTCCGCCAGCCTCACCAGTTGGTCAAACATCGAGTTCCCTTAATCCATCACCTTTGCTCTCGATACGACCGCGCCTCGCATCGCTCACAATGAAAATACGCAAGAAATCGAATGGTCACCAAACACACAACGATGTGAACGAGAAGAACACAAACATTAATCCATCAGCTCAAGCAAATCCTACAATAATTATAACCACCAAATCCCTACCAGGAAGCCTGGATTCGGACCAAGATGATGAAGGTTGTTGCAAAGGCTCATCAAACACGGGGTCGACATTGAAGCCACACACCAGTAATTcggaagaagaaaacaaaactaaagcaaGACTGAAAAACTGGCGAGTTCCTCGATTCCTTAAGAAGTCCGATCCATCGACGGGACTGTTGAATTCTACTCCATCTCGACCACCGGAAGAA AATCAATTGCAGGCGTGTGACATTTTGAGTATATGTCCCTCGGCGACAAGCCGCAAGGACTCTGGGATCAAGAGCAACAGTCGGAGGTCGAGCATACAGCAACAGATATATGCCCTTAATCAGACGGCATCAATCTCGCAACATCGGGTTTCTGGGTACTTTACCAGTTCCACATCGAGCATCTCGAATATAGGTGATCTGCAGATCCAAATTCCTGTCCACATTCCACCTCCTCCTCCCACACATCCACAACAACATGTGGCCGACCCGTTGGCGGCATGTCTGCAACAACTGAGGAAACAATCCGATCTCCAATTGATACGCTGTGTCCGAGATAACGCTAAATCGCAGCGGAGTTACTTAGTGAAACCTCCGCTCAGACGATTCAGCTTGTTCTTTAAATCGCGTCAAATGGAGAGAGAATTCCGCTCAAAAGCTCACCGATTTGGCAACGAAAACGAAACCGAAGGCCCACCCACCCTTGCCACGCCCCGCTACAACACCTACATCGACATCTTCGTTGGCATTGCGGTATACTTTTGTATCGCAGCGTCACTGTTTCTGATGGCGCCCTCTACCGTCTCGTACTTTCACATCTGGGTCGTTATCTTCTCCATTTTCACGGGCATACAATTCTTcgctttgtttttattcacGCGACAAATGTGTCGAAGAAATAACGGCAAAGACAAAACGACGCAGAAGGAATCGTGCGCTGATCGTATATTCGAAGCCATTTCAAGCTGGTACCCGTGGCACACGTGTCTGGCTGTTTTGATGTCGATGCCAGCGGTCTTGATCGTCATACATTTCCTCCTACTTGACCTGAATTTGCTGCAAGCCTTCGAATACCACTACGGTTTCTTGATATTCGTTTGCATTGTGCATTTCTGCAACTTTACGCAGCTGAATTGCTGGATGCGAAATATTTTGGCATTCTTGGCTGCCATGTGTTTCGTAGGCATTGCGGTTAGTCAGCTTACATCCTACGTCAACCGCGGTGACAGTGTCAACTCCACTGAGCCATCCATATTTCCAAATAAGCACATCATCATTTCGGAGGAAGTCAAGTGGTTCCAGGACTACCACGTGGAAATCTACCTTGATCTTCTATTAATCCTAATTCTGGTATGGTTGCTGAATCGGGAATTTGAGATCGGTTACCGATTGACTTTCTACGGCAATGCCGTTGCCAATCAAGATAAAATCCGGGTGCAGAATATGAAAAATCAGGCTGACATGTTGCTGCACAACATCATTCCGAAACATGTGGCCGAACACCTCAAAAACACGGCCAAATACTCAGAGAACCATCGAAACGTTGCGATAATCTTCGCAAGCATTGTTAATTTCAACGAAATGTACGACGAAAGCTACTTAGGTGGCAAGGAATACCTGCGAGTACTTAACGAACTAATAGGCGATTTTGACGAACAACTATCGAAACCGGAATTCCGGTGTGTTGAGAAAATCAAAACCATCGGCAGTACATTTATGGCAGCTAGTGGATTGGATCCGCTTAATCGAGGCGATAACAATCATCACATTCACGCACTTATGGAATTTTCAAAGGCCATGCAGTCTGTGGTGGATTCGTTCAATAAGGATCTGCTGGAGTTTAATTTGATTCTGAGAATAGGTTTCAATATTGGTGATGTGACAGCTGGTGTCATTGGAACTAGTAAATTGCACTATGACATTTGGGGAGATGCAGTTAATGTGGCCAGTCGAATGGATTCGACGGGAATTCCGGGTAGACTTCAAGTTGGCAAAGATTGTTTGCCATATTTAGAGGATAGATATGAGTTTGAACCTCGCGGTGAAGTTTATGTGAAGGGAAAAGATCACATGGAGGTGTTTTTGTATAAAGGTGAAAAATCAACCGAATCTGCAAACAATAATGAGGGTGAGAGTGaagattgttaa